Proteins from one Thermobifida alba genomic window:
- a CDS encoding ABC transporter family substrate-binding protein: MTALAGCQATGESGAAVPEPAAASVNAADRARVAEGGTVTWGVNEFPTQWNPHHQAGNLVTVHTVLGALLPAPFRTDEQGHSHPDPDYVTDVSVTTEPEQVVTLTLNPEAAWSTGEPVTWRDYAAMAEALSGADTDYQVLGAAGYDRIAEVRRGEDEYQVVIVFEQPFADYRALFSPLLPAEYTADADAFNTGFLEQIPVTAGPFEVAEIDPVAQTVVLDRDDDWWGEPAKLDSLVFRALAPDALDAAFLDGSIDLYALSLDSGSHERIRSAPGAEVRAALAPDYRHITLNGQSPVLRDVDVRHAVFLGIDREVVAAAAFSALGWQPEVLNNRFLMPGQPGYADNSGEWGEYDPERAARLLEEAGWTAAEPGAVRSRDGEPLTLRFVVPQGYASAREEAELVQSMLAEIGVDVEIRSVPGDQLFSRYVQPGDYDLVAFVNGGSGFPASDFLHQWVDAVEGPDGQPQWRANVGRIGSAQIDAALYGALEALDADTAAERVNEADRLLWEAGHTLPLYQRPQLYAVRDTLANVGAPGFGTLDYADIGYLTGD; this comes from the coding sequence ATGACCGCGCTGGCGGGCTGCCAGGCGACGGGGGAGAGCGGGGCGGCGGTCCCGGAGCCCGCCGCGGCCTCGGTCAACGCCGCGGACCGCGCGCGTGTCGCCGAGGGCGGCACGGTGACCTGGGGGGTCAACGAGTTCCCCACCCAGTGGAACCCCCACCACCAGGCGGGCAACCTCGTCACCGTGCACACCGTCCTGGGGGCGCTGCTGCCCGCGCCGTTCCGCACCGACGAACAGGGGCACTCCCACCCCGACCCCGACTACGTGACGGACGTGTCGGTCACCACCGAACCGGAGCAGGTCGTCACGCTCACCCTCAACCCCGAGGCCGCCTGGTCCACCGGGGAGCCCGTCACCTGGCGCGACTACGCGGCCATGGCCGAGGCGCTGTCCGGAGCCGACACCGACTACCAGGTGCTCGGCGCGGCCGGCTACGACCGGATCGCCGAGGTGCGCCGGGGGGAGGACGAGTACCAGGTCGTCATCGTCTTCGAACAGCCCTTCGCCGACTACCGGGCGCTGTTCTCGCCCCTGCTGCCCGCGGAGTACACCGCGGACGCGGACGCGTTCAACACCGGCTTCCTGGAGCAGATCCCGGTCACCGCGGGACCGTTCGAGGTGGCGGAGATCGACCCCGTCGCCCAGACCGTGGTCCTGGACCGCGACGACGACTGGTGGGGCGAGCCCGCCAAGCTCGACTCGCTCGTCTTCCGCGCGCTGGCCCCCGACGCGCTGGACGCGGCCTTCCTCGACGGCAGCATCGACCTGTACGCGCTCTCCCTCGACTCCGGCTCCCACGAGCGGATCCGCTCCGCGCCCGGTGCCGAGGTCCGCGCCGCGCTGGCGCCCGACTACCGGCACATCACCCTCAACGGGCAGAGCCCGGTCCTGCGGGACGTGGACGTGCGCCACGCGGTCTTCCTGGGCATCGACCGCGAGGTGGTGGCCGCCGCGGCGTTCAGCGCCCTGGGCTGGCAGCCGGAGGTGCTCAACAACCGCTTCCTCATGCCCGGGCAGCCCGGCTACGCCGACAACAGCGGCGAGTGGGGCGAGTACGACCCGGAACGCGCGGCCCGGCTGCTGGAGGAGGCGGGGTGGACGGCCGCGGAGCCCGGCGCGGTACGCAGCCGCGACGGTGAACCGCTCACCCTGCGGTTCGTGGTCCCGCAGGGGTACGCGTCGGCGCGCGAGGAGGCCGAACTGGTGCAGTCGATGCTCGCCGAGATCGGCGTGGACGTCGAGATCAGGAGCGTGCCCGGCGACCAGCTGTTCAGCCGGTACGTGCAGCCCGGCGACTACGACCTGGTGGCCTTCGTCAACGGCGGGAGCGGGTTTCCGGCGTCGGACTTCCTGCACCAGTGGGTCGACGCGGTGGAGGGGCCCGACGGGCAGCCGCAGTGGCGCGCCAACGTCGGACGGATCGGTTCGGCGCAGATCGACGCGGCCCTGTACGGGGCGTTGGAGGCACTGGACGCCGACACCGCGGCGGAGCGGGTCAACGAGGCCGACCGGCTGCTGTGGGAGGCGGGCCACACCCTGCCCCTGTACCAGAGGCCGCAGCTCTACGCGGTCCGCGACACCCTGGCCAACGTGGGCGCGCCGGGGTTCGGCACGCTCGACTACGCCGACATCGGCTACCTCACCGGGGACTAG